The nucleotide window GGTCGCGGCACCGAGCCCGGAGACGCCCCGTAGCGTCACGGCGACGACGGCCGCGGGGACGGCGAGGTAGCCGGCCGCGACGACCGTGCCACGGAGGCCGTCGGCGAGCAGTCGGCGGAGTTGGCCGACGGTCGGCGGGAGGGTGACCACCGCCGGGGCACCGTGGTCGCCGGCGCGGGCGTCGCCGGCGACGTGGACGAGCACCGCGAGGAGGTAGCCGACGACCGGGAGCAGGGGAGCGAAGGGGAGATACACCGCCAAGAGGTGGAGGCCGCCGCCGACGAGCAGCGTCTCGGCCCCGGCGGGGCCTCGGAACGGGTACGCCAGCAGTCCGTCCTGCATCGCCCCGGGCTACCGGTGGTCCGGGTTTCAGGGTGTCGTTCCGTCTCTCGCTCGCTGTGTCGCTCCGTCGCTCCGGAGTGAACAGGGCTTTGTCGCCGGCGGGCGAGTCGCCGGACGTGAAGACGAACGTCCACAGCGACTGGGAGGACTGGCTCCCGACGGCGGTCGCGTCGGCCGACCCGGACGGGCTGGCGCTCTGGTACCTGGGGTGCAACGGGTTCGCGGTCACGACCGGGGAGACGACCGTCTGGATCGACCCGTACCTCGGGACGGGCGACCCGCCGCGGACGGTCCGGATGGTGCCGGTGCCGTTCGACCCGGCGGACGTGACCGCCGCCGACGCGGTGTTGACGACCCACGAACACACGGACCACGTCCACGGGCCGTCACAGGCGCCGATCCTGGCCGAGACCGGTGCGGACCTGTACGCCCCGGACGACTCACTCGCGGTCGCCCGCGAGACGGAGGCCTGGACGGAGACGTGGGACGTGAGCGAGTCGCAGTTCACCGAGGTGACCGAGGGGGACAGCTTCGAGGTCGGCGACCTGACCGTGGACGTGGTCGAGGTGAACGATCCGGACGCGACACACCCGGTCGGCTACGTCCTCCAGTACGACGGGCGGACGGTGTTCCACGGCGGCGACACGAAGCCACACGACGGGTTCACCGCGGTCGGCGAGCGGTACGACGTGGACTTGGCGGTCGTCGCGTTCGGCTCCGTCGGGACGATTCCGGACGAGGAGACGGGCGACCCGGTCGAGACGAAGTGGTACTGTGACGAGAACGAGGCGGTCGCGGTCGCGCGGGCGC belongs to Halobaculum sp. MBLA0143 and includes:
- a CDS encoding MBL fold metallo-hydrolase → MKTNVHSDWEDWLPTAVASADPDGLALWYLGCNGFAVTTGETTVWIDPYLGTGDPPRTVRMVPVPFDPADVTAADAVLTTHEHTDHVHGPSQAPILAETGADLYAPDDSLAVARETEAWTETWDVSESQFTEVTEGDSFEVGDLTVDVVEVNDPDATHPVGYVLQYDGRTVFHGGDTKPHDGFTAVGERYDVDLAVVAFGSVGTIPDEETGDPVETKWYCDENEAVAVARALDADRLLPTHWDMWKGLTAEPTALHDHVRSFDAPRDLTVVEIGDRVDL